AGCGGGGTCTGCAGTGGTCCTTtaatcactgacacacacacacactgggcttCATCCCAGAACCCAACGCTCGGCCTGAGACGAGTTCAGCTGCACAGACTCACTGCTCTCTCCGTGCTCGTGCtgaaacacacattacacacatatTATAAACATTACAGGCTGAGGTCATATCATAGCAGTGATTTTAATGTAGACATGGGCCACACGTGGCCCTCAGACTAACTTGGTTTGACCACCTCCAAGgtaaacacaccaaatgatgccaaacaacacacaaatgacaaaaaaataattgaaataaacagcaaaaatacatgaaatgacaaaaaaatacatagaattactctaaaaaaaacacaatatgacaacagaaatgcacaaaattacttgcagaacacaaaaaaatgacagaatataaaatatgagaacaaaaatacacaaaatgacagaaaaaaacccagaacaacagtaaaaatacacacaactcaaaaaacgcacacaaaatgtgtaagaaatgtgacaaaacaacagcaaatatatacaaaattaaacacacactatgacaacaaaaatacacataatgagaacaaaaatacacattactaCTTCCTAAACACAcactatgacaacaaaaatacacaaaactaaacaacataaatcacaaaaattacaccaaaaacacaagatgactagcaaaacacacaatacaactacaaaaatacacaaaatacagaaaattataaaatatcagaacaaaaatacaaaaaatgactccaaaactgaaaaaaaaacaacaacaaacacacgcaaaatgtgaaaagaaatgtgcaaaattactctgaaaacactcaaaatgacgaGTAAAATGTACATTATGTCGTTATGTTTTATTGCTGCTAATCTTCAGCCTTACACTCCAGGACAATAGGGGGCAGTAGTACTGTAGCTCTATGCGAGCATCTCTCAAATTTCACTGTACCCCCAAGTACCGTGACAATAAaagactattctattctattctattctattctataataGGAAACATGAAGACTTTCTTTGTTGGTGTCTAAACAGTGAGAGTAGTTGGTTACACCAAAGCAGAGCTCACCTTGTTGGCGATGGCGCGCAATTTCCTGAGCAGCGATGGTTTCTGGGTGTAAACCACATCGTCATCTGGCTCCTCCCCTTCGTTCAGAGCGCAGCTGTCGGCAGCCGGAAGCTCACACTCCTTATTGGCCGACATCACCAGACGAGAGTATTTATACTCCAGCCTGAAGGAATTAAGTCAGAATGGCTTTATTACCACACtgagttttatttataaaaaatatttggaaaaacacaaaattgacgTTTCAAATGTTACATTTAGAATTTCTCAATTTAACgtcttaatttgaaaaaaaaatggctgaataaatgaaaactcaCCTTTTGTTCTTCTTCCAGAAGTAACAGGTGAGCGAGATGAGCAGCACGGCCATGAAAGCCCCGCCTCCgacactgactttgacccacaGAGCGATGACCTCGCAGGGGGCAGAGCTCGGCGAAGGCAGGGACACGCCCCTGGTGCACAGCTTGGGCTCGTTCCACATGAAGAGCGTTTCCTACAGAGAGAGGAAACATGTCGGGTCGTGTTGAGTTGATGAGTCACATTGTCCCAACGGTGGCTGCAGAAATCATGACTCcgaaaaaaaggataaaaaataaagaaaagaggaaaaaaaagaagaaaagaaaaaagaagagaaaaagaaacaaaagaaaggaaaacagaagaacaaaaagggaaaaaaaacagaaaaaaagagctgaaaaagagagagaaaaattcaCCCGGCGCTCATGACtccaaaagaaaggaaaaaaggaaaaagaagaaagaagaaaaaaaatgtaaaaaagaaaaatcagaaaaaaagagagagaaaaaaagaatgtcatgaccaaaaagaaagaagaaaagaatgaaagagagagagaaaaaaagaataaattatgactccaaaagaaagaaaaaaggagaaaaagaaagaagaaaaaagaacaaaggaaaagaggaaaaaagaagtCATGACACAATGATTGCATGTCACTTGCTCACCTGAACCCCAGCCTTGCAGGCACCCTCTATCTGGTGGTAGTCATGGTGCATGCAGCGTGGACACGCACTGGAGCTCTCCCACAGGAAGTGAAACGTGCATCCATCGCAAGTTCCTTCATGGCACGAGCTGTACACATCACATTTTTACTGTTACAAGTCGTCACGTGGACCAGCCATCGTTCTAAGGACGTACATCTGAGAGGGAGCTGGTGTATCTGCAGCTGTGAATCCACAGAACCAACAGCCCTTGGTCTAACtatatgcggcccccaaagtaaacacacaaaatgacagataaatacacaaaataacagcaaaaagtGGGAAAGAGCAGGAAACTGGACCTGGGCACCGACACCTCGCCCCGCCCAGACTTCTCAGGATTACAGCGAACAGTGATGACGGAGCTGCGGCCCTGATCACATGACGCCGTTGGTTGTGACGACCTAAAAAAAAGGACCACAACTCACAACGTCAAGACTCCAACCAAACTACACCCCCATCCTCTTCACCCAGAGGAAGTACCTGTAGAAGAAGTTGATGTCGGGAACCTCCTCTGAGCTCTCTGGGAACAGATCTGGTTTGGCGTTGATTCCATTGAGGACAGAATCCACCGTTGCTCCTAAACCACAGACAAAACACTTGTCAAGGCGTGGGCTCACCATCTGACTCTTTCTGACAAAGTGGTTTCAAGAAACTCTTTTCTTTGATCAAAAATCTACAAGTAAGGCTAACTGCTTTGAAGGTAGATGATAAAAATATCTGCGAAAACAACAGTAACCCattatgttgatttttttttttacattgtcgTACCAATAAAAGTGTCAGCGATGCCAATGGACTGGGAGGAAATGGCCACCCTGAAGCCCCGCCCATCTGAAGGGATGATGGTCGACTGACAGATGAAGCTTTCCACCGAGTTGACGAACGGTACCGAGTCGCTCTGCTCGTTTTTGCCTGAGACGTCGGTGACGTTATCGGTGCAGACCGCCGCACTCCTTCCCTAAACAaacaacatgaacacaacatgggtcaaaggtcagcttAACCATCCAGACGCTGTACAATTCACGATCCGTCAGAAGCGTAACCGAACAATGACATTTCCGTTAGCATGTGCTGAGCTAGCTTggcaaaaagaaaaagtcacCAATGAGAATCACCTCGTGTCCACACAGGCTGATGTTGAACATCCGCAGGTACTTCGTCCCCTTTGTGGTGAAACTGGGGCCGACGATAAGTGAGGTCACATCGCTCAGAGGGCCGAGGTCGAAGGTCAGCGTGCGGTTCCCTTCCGTGTGGATGAAGGAGCAGTCGCTGTAGCAGCGGGAGTGTTCCTATGGGAAAAGTCAACGCGCCGACTTTAAACTTGTACTGGTTTTTGTCACATTTGACATTTGAGTTcagtgttttgcccaaggacattTCCAAATGTAAACCGGTATAGCCTTGGGACGACCCCtcaaccacctgagccacaaAATCAAGCAATTTCTGAAATGTCAATCTGACGCTCAATATCGTCTCACGTACTTGTTTTGGGAAAATTTCACGCATTTACACGCAATTGTTTACCGTaaggggcgcacggtggcttagtggttagcacgtctgcctcacagcaagaaggtcctgggttcaagccctggggtggacacttgggtcctttctgtgcggagtttgcatgttctccccgtgctgcgtgggtttcctccgggtactccggcttcttcccacaatccaaaaacatgactgtaaggttgattggagtctctaaattgcccataggagtgaatgagagagtgaatggttgtctgtgtctctgttgccctgtgatggactggcgccctgtccagggtgtacccccgccaagcgccctatgagagccggagattggcaccggcagacctccgcgaccctgttaaacgggaataagcgggtaagaaaatggatggatggatggatggatggatttaccGTAAAACGGGTGGTCAGAGAGGCAGAAATGTCCATGTCCGCACAAAATCCGACATAATGACAAACTTTACCTTCCAAAATTGAAAATGTCTCTATGACACGGACTAAACCCTCACCCACATATTTTGGGAcagtatcacacatttccaccatATGTTTTGCCGTAAAATGAGCGGAATGTCGTAGCAAAAACTGACAGATGTCAAATCTTGCACAACATTTTGCCCtacatataaaaataacaacaatgttattaattctgttttaattttgtattttccatctgttttctgagatcaccaaaaatcagaggCCCTACATTTAATATTCTAaacaattattacatttttaacaacattaaaaaaaaagtgaacagCAGGCTATCTTGATTAGCTTTATGTATTGGCTTGTATGCTTGGCTACCAAGAAATTTCCCATCTGAAAAGTGGCAAGCGGAGGGATTTGCATAAAATCTTGCGTGAGTTCAGCGTGTGCGTTCGGTGCACATCTACCACGCAAAAGCCTGTGATGAATTCTGATTAGGGGAAATCTGACACAGAATTGAGCAAACCCATGCCTCTCCACCTTGTTGCTGATGCTTTGTGGTCCACAGGCGACGCAGGCGTCCTGGCCGTACGTGTGTCGTCCGGCCAAGTGTGTGTTAGGCGGGCACTCCTGGCACCGGTTGGTGTCTCGGTCGATGTAAAACCCAGCCGGGCAGGGCACGCAGGACGTGCTGGCTTGTTGGGAGTTGTGCGGAACTAGAGCACAGGCGCGGCATGCCGATGCCACGCCGTCCAAGACGTTGGTGACGCTGACGGAGTAGAGCTTTACGGTGTCGCTGACGTAGCGACGGACCTAGAAAGATGAATACAGTACCATTAATCCTCCGtgaaaagaagcaaaaaatgtctttttttgccTGTTTATCAACATCCCTTTCATCAACAGCTATAGATAATTAATTAcctgcatcatcatcatcaaagtaCCTTCTTCAACTACAAGGCCAACCCTCTAACCCTGCATCAATGAAGAAGCATGAACCATTAAGTAAAGTAACGGTATAATGTTTGTGATTGGACCAAGTGTTCAGATAAGGAAGGAAATGGGCCTTGAGCTTGGCTCAGGACTGAGGTCGTTAGCACTTCCAATGGATTTGGGTTAGGGGCCCCAaatgggttggttcctcaattacctcaCCAAGTTTTATCTGAATCGGATCTGGATTGCGCATTTCTAAAACATGGATGTGTCCATATATTGGGAGCTAcagtatggttattaatggggatatgtatttcttccaagcctttaaagtgtgattgaTTGTGGTGCcagatcaggatcattgatccagataaccgACAATATCAGGAAAAGTGAGATTTGGAGCTTGGCGGTGGTTTGCGCTCTGACTGCTGTTATTGTTGATGTACAGTAGTTGTCAGATAATTTATCTAAAAACTAAACTCTTGTTGGAATTGAAATTAAATCCCAATTGGCAGTAGCCAGTAGAGCAGGTTCTGGTATGCGGTTAAGTCTATCCTCTGAGGTGTAAGTCCATTTCAGCCCAAATCCAGGAGACACATCACAGGTTTGTTGAAGTTTAATGTGGAACTCAGAGTGAGGTGTGCTTTGTTTTAGCAACACATCGATACCCATCACAACTGGAGAAATAATTTCTGCTGGCTAAGGGTTCCCCGatccaatattaatatcaaatatTGGTTCCAAATCAGCAAAAATTACGAATTATATCAGCTggcatctaaaatctcagatataAGCAGTCCATTCCTGACtctgctccagcacttctatccaacagtttttattggatttattgaggtcactttttagggtcttcttctttcttctcttgttattggcgtgttgcaaccaacttgaataggtgcatatcgccacctactgtacatgttttatttaattactttccACTTTCCTTATGTTCTCAGTTTGAGTAACCAGCTGATCGAGGCTTTTCTAAAGTTCCACATGACATGAAAGTATGtttgatatcggatcaatatcggtaacAGGCAACAGACAAGGCTGCCATATTGTTATTGTATCTGAAGTGTAAAATTTGTATTTGGACAGCCTACTACTGGCCTTAAATAATTATGGCCAAATCATTAGAGACTCAACCGTGAAACAGTTCAGACCTCAAGGAGCTTATTTGGAGATGACATGTTTCAGATGACTCAGGGTGTTACAGGATGAAGGGATAGTTGGACCAAAACGATCATTGGCTCACATCTAAAGCGTGGTTGGTCCTCTGGAAGGCCCACGTGTAGGTAACGGAGGCATTCCTGCTCATGCTGTGAGAGTATGACTGCTTCATTTTGCTTCCTGCCCAGGACTCCACCACCGTGGTGCTCTTCCTGTTCATGTCCTGAGGAGCCAACAAAGGTATCAACAAAGGCATCAACACAGGCATCAACACAGGCATCAACACGGGCATCATCACAGATATCAACACGGGCATCAACACAGGCATCAACACGGGCATCAACACGGGCATCATCACAGATATCAACACGGGCATCAACACATGCATCAACACAGGCATCATCACAGATATCAACACGGGCATCATCACAGATATCAACACGGGCATCAACACATGCATCAACACAGGCATCAACACAGATATCAACAAAGGCATCAACACAGGCATCATCACAGATATCAACACGGGCATCATCACAGATATCAACACGGGCATCAACACAGGCATCAACACGGGCATCATCACAGATATCAACACGGGCATCATCACAGATATCAACACGGGCATCAACACAGGCATCAACACGGGCATCATCACAGATATCAACACGGGCATCATCACAGATATCAACACGGGCATCAACACAGGCATCAACACAGGCATCATCACAGATATCAACACAGGCATCAACACATGCATCAACACAGGCATCAACACAGATATCAACACGGGCATCATCACAGATATCATTGCGGGCATCAACACGAGCATTAACACATGTATCAACACAGGCATCAACATAGATATGAACACAGATATCAACACAGGCATCAATGCGGGCATCAACaagcataaaaacacacacacacacacacagacacactgaagGAAGGAGACTGAGCTCGCACCATCATGAAGTAGAGCTCACAGTCCGCAGAGCAGATGGTCTCAAACACAAATGTGATCCGTCCAAACTCGCCCCCCGTCATCCCTGAGAGAGACGCTGGGACTCTGCACGGAAGCAAAACCAGTCCAACGTAGAACTCTCCAAAACAAGCCTCACCGAACACGACCAATAGAAACACGTGCGTCTCACCTGAACCCGGGAACGTGCAGACTGAGGATGAGGTAGTCGTTATCAGAAGAACCGGCTCCACTGCCTACGTGGTCGCCCGCCACCTCCCACCCTGACCAGTAACAGAGACACCAGGTAAACTAGTTAGACACTGGATTACAACCATCATTAACCAGTCCTCTACTGAAGGTAAACACTGGGCTTCAGGTAACCAGTAGTCAGCTAGCTAATCCATATCAGTGGCCTAATGATTGGTTGGATGGAAGTTAAACGGTTAACCAGTCTATAGTTAGCTAGTAGGAATCTGTCGAGAGAAAcaggtatttttgttttgatttttttgttttaattaaaaattaaatgcgtcatgtatatatgttgttacacatatatattgaaatttgtcctctgcaatttaacGCATCCCTGGGGAAcagttggcagccattttgcggcgcctggggagcagttcggggttaagggacttgctcaacatcccacagtgatggcccaggtgaggcttgaaccgtgaaccctctgattacaagcccagcatccttaaccactaggttGTGTTGcgctgcgatggactggcgctctgtctagggtgtaccccggcccagcgcccaatgagagccggagattggcaccggcagacccccgcgaccttGAATAACAGGAACAAgtaggtctgaaaatggatgattaGTTAGTCAGTTAATTAGTTGGTTAGGTCTTTTCGTTGTCAGTTAGACAGTTTATTAGTTACTTCAGATCGTTAGTTAATTTTCTAGCAAGTTATTTACTTAGCCAGTTAGTTAGACAGTTACATACTCAGTTATTTAGTTACTTAGACATTTAGCTAGTTAGTTAGTTATAGTTAAAACATGCCTAAACTAATCCATTGGTGGAATTAGTTGCTTAATAATCAGTGAGTCAAGGTTAGcatgagtaataataataactaataactaGTTAGTCATCAGGATATTATTGTTAATAGATTAGTAAATTGTAACTTGTTATTTGAGGGTCTCACCATTCATGTCGTCACACTTTGAGTTTCCCACGTTAAAACAGGACGTCTTCATGTTGGACGGCAGCACGTTCCACCACTTGTATTCATAACCTTGCACAGGCTCTGTCCCTGCAGGACACTTAGCACACGctgaaacacgcacacacacacatgcatataaCACGTTTACAtctcatctacacacacacacatttccagtGGCAGCTCTCGTACCAGAGGTGCCATCAGAGTGTGTCCCAGGGGGGCAGGGCAGGCAGGTGGAGTCGTTGCTGTTGTAGTAACCAGGGTTACAGGGGGGGCACGGCTCCCTCCACCCTGTGGCAGGAAGGCTCACTGTTCCGGTCACATTCTCCACGCAGATCTTTGGCTCCACCCACCGATACAGCACCTGAGTCTGAGGCAGACATCAAGAGTGTTGGTGAAGCTCTTCAccatgtgtgcgtgcatgtgcgcgtgtgtgtgaccTTGCCCTCGCTGTCACAGGCTGTGTGGATCTGGAAGTAATCTCTCTCAGAACACGGCGGTCGCTCTTTGCACTCGGCCCATCCTTCATCTGAGCGACAGAGACACTGATGAGGGTTTAAACTAAACTTTgaggcctgtactatgaagctggatcaGTAAATCTGGGATTTATCTCTCCACAGATTTAAGGTGGTAAAATTTGTAATTTCATCATTATAAcagtgtgttagtgttactcttgtgagtttttgttgccttttatgCATTTCTTTGTACTATTGTGtacttttactgttgttttgtgtgttttttgtcattgtgtatttttcttgtcattttgtatgtcatgaatcattttgagtgtttctgttctcattttgtatatttctctgtacATTTCTagtcagtttttgtgttttagcattacttttttgtatttcggttgcctttgtgtatttctttgttttctggagtcatattgtgtatttttcctgttgttttgtgtattttactgtcattttgtttttttagtcatattgtgtatttttcttgtcgttttgtgtgttatgagtgattttgagtgtttttgtgttcattttgtatatttttcaagtcatttttagtgttttagtgttacctttgtgtatttttgttgcgcGAGAAGatgaaatccagcttcgtagtacaggccctaaaagCTAGCACACCTCCTAACTCGCTCTGCTGTAGCTTTATTTTAGCGTGTTTGAAGCTCTAGCTCATTTCTGTCTAACGTCAACGTTGCATTTGTTCACTTACGTGAGTAGTGATGCTCGGGGCACGTTTCACACGAGGACGAGCCCTTCACAGAGTACGTATTACTGGGGCATGGctggcaggaggaggagcctggGCTCGGGCTGAACCAGCCGGGCCTGCATAGAAAACACTCCGAGGTATAGGCCACACCTGGAAAagacacaaacacgtcagagtGTTGGTTTCCTGTAGCGTCCATAACACAGAGCTCAGGGACGTCACCTTCAATTTGGATGTTCTTGATCAGCACAGGTTTCACCATCTTTCCTCCAACCAGTATGGCAGTGGTTCTCCAGTACAGGATGTTTGTGCCGGACTTCAGGCTCACCTTAACAAATAGAATGTAAAGAAAGATGAGATTAGATAAGAAAAGACTAAAGAAACTAGAATAATTCAGGATGAGATACGTTAAGTTAAATGAAGTCAAGTAGGATTAAGCAAGAGAAGGTAAGATAAGATAACTTAAGAAAACATAAGATAAGATGAgatcatttgaattaaaaaaagatcaagATAACGAAAATAAGATGACGTAAAGTAAGATAAAGTGAGACTAGAAATAAGATAAGGAAAGATGAGTAGAAATAAAGATAAGGTAATATcagttaatttaaaataaagtaaggttaaaaaatacattaagatAAAGTAAGATAAGTTAAGATAAGACAACTTTAAGTAACTTAAAATAAGGACAAGAtaagataaagataaaataaGCTAAGTTAAGATAAGACAACTTAAGGTAACTTAACTTAAAGTAAGAATAAGATAAGTTAAGATAAAGAAAGATGAgttaaaataaagataaacaaAGGATAAGTTAATTTAAGATCATAAAGAAAGACAAGCTTAGATAAAGACAAGATaagtttaaataatttaagaaaattTAAGGTAAGTTAAGATATGATAAGGAAAGGATaagttcatttaaaacaaagaaacacgAGTTTAGATAAAGATAAGCTTAGATCGTTTaaggtaaagtaaaaaaaaacaacataagacaATTTTAAGGTAGGATAAGGTAAATTAACATTAAAGTAAGATGAAGAAAGGATaagttcatttaaaataaagaagGATACATTTTGATAAGGATGTGtttagataatataaaataatttaagatcAAGTAAGAAAAGTTAAGACAAGAcaatttaaggtttttttttaaatttatttaaaactgggatattgatccggatcatcCCCAAAATGTAATCTAATCACTTTCATCAAATTTAATTAACATCCATCCATTAGTTTTTGAGTGATGACAGTttagaaatgaataaaaaaaactctggtAAAACAACAAGTTAAGATAAATAAGCTAAGATAATCAATGATAAGGTAAAATTAGCTAAGATTGGTATTTATTGATTGATCCTGAGTCCAATACAGACCCCATTTAAAGCCACTGACCGTGTGTGTCCCCCACTCTCCGTTCTTTGTGCCTTTAATCCACTTCTGATCCTCAGTCTGAGCCATTTCCTGACACTGCTCGTTCTGCACctgaacacattaaaaaatgtttatagtgtaaatatgaGCCATTAATACCACTTATTGTTGTAAATGATTTAGTGTTTCACTGAGAGATCAAAGTTCACCCTGTGGTTTGAATCTAAAACGTGTGTAAATTGAATTGTCTTACATAGAACTCAAAGAAGATGTTGCTAGGATACTGGTAGGTGAAGGACACGGATCCCTGTGTCTCCAGATGAACGACGTAAACCAGCGACACCGTGCACTCGTCGCGGTTCGACTCCAGATAAACGCCCTGTGGTGTCCACGAGGAACTGAAACCACAATAAACAATGTGATGTCTTATCAGGAAGTAAAGTTTGACTTTTAGTCAGAGGCGGAGTTTgagaagaaaaaatagaattaaatatatagagattcccaccaaccacaatgtgtgtattaATACTGATAATGTTGAATACTAAAATTTGCTTTGACgcatcatttaatgttgtaaattcgtGATAAAATCAGATTagatagtagggctgggcaatttatcgagattcaaaataaatgaagttttcAATTTGgcgatttaaaaaatgacaatactgCCTATATCAATGAAGAAGAAATACTTCCTATTTAAAATGGTTCATCAGTTTTTTCCTTTAAGTCGAGATCTTTCCATCTTGGTTTAGTTCCCTCATGTTCTCATAGTTACCTGTTACAGGCCTGCACGTCCTCTTCATTCTGACGCATGTCGTGGAAACTGGACAAGCTGGTGAACCCCGCGGGAATCGCATCCCATTGGTCGAAACGCAGACCGCTGCCCAGCGAATAGAAGCCTGTGGCGCACGGCGTGCACTCCTGGGTGGACATCTCCAAGAACTGCCCAGCGGGACAGGAAAAGGCTAAAGGCAGAGCAGAcgctaacatgtcaaaatgctaacatgtcaaaatactaacatgtcaaaacgctaacatgtcaaaatgctaacatgtcaaaatgctaacatgtcTAAATACTAACATGTCAAAAcgctaacatgtcaaaatgctaacatgtcaaaatgctaacatgtcaaaacgctaacatgtcaaaatgctaacatgtcaaaatgctaacatgtcaaaatactaacatgtcaaaacgctaacatgtcaaaatgctaacatgtcaaaatgctaacatgtcaaaatactaacatgtcaaaacgctaacatgtcaaaatgctaacatgtcaaaatactaacatgtcaaaatgctaacatgtcaaaatgctaacatgtcaaaacactaacatgtcaaaacgctaacatgtcaaaatgctaacatgtcaaaatactaacatgtcaaaacgctaacatgtcaaaatgctaacatgtcaaaatgctaacatgtcTAAATACTAACATGTCAAAAcgctaacatgtcaaaatgctaacatgtcaaaatgctaacatgtcaaaacgctaacatgtcaaaatgctaacatgtcaaaatgctaacatgtcaaaatactaacatgtcaaaacgctaacatgtcaaaatgctaacatgtcaaaatgctaacatgtcaaaatactaacatgtcaaaacgctaacatgtcaaaatgctaacatgtcaaaatactaacatgtcaaaatgctaacatgtcaaaatgctaacatgtcaaaacgctaacatgtcaaaacgctaacatgtcaaaatgctaacatgtcaaaatgctaacatgtcaaaatgctaacatgtcaaaatactaacatgtcaaaatgctaacatgtcaaaatgctaacatgtcaAAACGCTAACAtgtcaacatgctaacatgtCAAAACCCTAACATGTCAAAACACTAACATGTCAAAACGCTAACATGTCAAAAcgctaacatgtcaaaatgctaacatgtcaaaatgctaacatgtcaaaatactaacatgtcaaaatactaacatgtcaaaatgctaacatgtcaaaatactaacatgtcaaaacgctaacatgtcaaaatgctaacatgtcaAAACGCTAACATCTCAAAATGTTAACATGTCAAAACGTAAACATGTCAAAAtactaacatgtcaaaatgctaacatgtcaaaacgctaacatgtcaaaacgctaacatgtcaaaacgctaacatgtcaaaatgctaacatgtcaaaatactaacatgtcaaaacgctaacatgtcaaaatgctaacatgtcaaaatgctaacatgtcTAAATACTAACATGTCA
This genomic window from Gouania willdenowi chromosome 6, fGouWil2.1, whole genome shotgun sequence contains:
- the LOC114465639 gene encoding UPF0577 protein KIAA1324-like, producing the protein MPEPAWSCWLPRCLFLFLIILTISAVHSVLSDGDLRPCGKGDYYYQYTECDSTGARWRVAIPFRVETCSGLPAPSRGTDCSFSCPAGQFLEMSTQECTPCATGFYSLGSGLRFDQWDAIPAGFTSLSSFHDMRQNEEDVQACNSSSWTPQGVYLESNRDECTVSLVYVVHLETQGSVSFTYQYPSNIFFEFYVQNEQCQEMAQTEDQKWIKGTKNGEWGTHTVSLKSGTNILYWRTTAILVGGKMVKPVLIKNIQIEGVAYTSECFLCRPGWFSPSPGSSSCQPCPSNTYSVKGSSSCETCPEHHYSHEGWAECKERPPCSERDYFQIHTACDSEGKTQVLYRWVEPKICVENVTGTVSLPATGWREPCPPCNPGYYNSNDSTCLPCPPGTHSDGTSACAKCPAGTEPVQGYEYKWWNVLPSNMKTSCFNVGNSKCDDMNGWEVAGDHVGSGAGSSDNDYLILSLHVPGFRVPASLSGMTGGEFGRITFVFETICSADCELYFMMDMNRKSTTVVESWAGSKMKQSYSHSMSRNASVTYTWAFQRTNHALDVRRYVSDTVKLYSVSVTNVLDGVASACRACALVPHNSQQASTSCVPCPAGFYIDRDTNRCQECPPNTHLAGRHTYGQDACVACGPQSISNKEHSRCYSDCSFIHTEGNRTLTFDLGPLSDVTSLIVGPSFTTKGTKYLRMFNISLCGHEGRSAAVCTDNVTDVSGKNEQSDSVPFVNSVESFICQSTIIPSDGRGFRVAISSQSIGIADTFIGATVDSVLNGINAKPDLFPESSEEVPDINFFYRSSQPTASCDQGRSSVITVRCNPEKSGRGEVSVPSSCHEGTCDGCTFHFLWESSSACPRCMHHDYHQIEGACKAGVQETLFMWNEPKLCTRGVSLPSPSSAPCEVIALWVKVSVGGGAFMAVLLISLTCYFWKKNKRLEYKYSRLVMSANKECELPAADSCALNEGEEPDDDVVYTQKPSLLRKLRAIANKHEHGESSESVQLNSSQAERWVLG